One window of the Candidatus Saccharibacteria bacterium genome contains the following:
- a CDS encoding cation-transporting P-type ATPase translates to MNTVGEDKQLHYYRLSPAEVLKQVQSDEQGISAHEAAERYEQLGPNALDVKKKEWWVMGYARQFRDFMILLLVASSGLAFYLGDSRAGIVLLALVFFNTMIGYLQEFKAEKLIESLEKLVVAKAKVQRVGKEVEIPSYELVVGDVVRIEAGDSVPADLRVLREDELTTNDFALTGESNPTRKFKHALSGTVPLSARQNLVFMGTTIATGEGYGVVVATGMHTELGRIASLSQETKKSLSPLQMEMNNIATKVTWGTVLLCTILLPIAIGADLGIKDAILFAIGIASSLIPQGLPAEINTALAGAAGKLARARALVKKLSAVETLGATNVILTDKTGTLTKNEMTVEQILIGKTEYGVTGTGYETNGVVTNRDGKPVPGKKLEEMRIFFETAALASNAQVNPPDDEHATWHVIGDPTEGALITLTRKAGVEPTTLNTSYPETKEYAFDSARKRMSSVREYNGKQYLFVKGAPESVIELSTKLWDHTFTRTMTENDTKRLLAYHEERAAAAQRNLALAYRELPKGFEAHKHPLEDAEKELTFLGMVSMIDPLRDEVPAAMVAAREAHMAISIITGDFATTARAIAVRAKLADKPEHLTVVAGEDLPELSDEQILAHVRRGGTIFSRVAPEDKLRIVELTQKSGMVVAVTGDGINDAPALKRADIGVAMGVTGTDVAKQSADIILLDDSFHTLVGAVQQGRTIFRNIQKGTLSCFTSNSAELVANLASLAAAAAFHIPLAITVMQILAIDLIAELFPIAALGRDKGEGKLMKEQPRKLNHHILNRVSITDLVWAGLLMGLLAFGNYLFYYWRHGLSASHIEPGSLIHMGATSMTYLSIALIQLANILQRRSEHGLFTRYQFHNRTLWGAYALSLTLVCLIIYSPINHYFGSAPLGFLDWMWALVAVGIFVFIRELHIHARKHSRTALFTHHGHDTIRKHLSAARTSK, encoded by the coding sequence ATGAACACGGTGGGGGAAGACAAACAGCTACATTATTACCGGTTGAGCCCAGCAGAGGTACTGAAGCAGGTTCAGTCGGACGAGCAAGGAATTAGCGCACACGAAGCGGCGGAACGGTACGAGCAACTCGGGCCAAACGCACTCGATGTCAAAAAGAAAGAATGGTGGGTCATGGGCTACGCCCGCCAGTTCCGCGACTTCATGATACTACTCTTGGTTGCAAGCTCTGGCTTGGCATTTTACTTAGGCGATAGCCGAGCGGGCATTGTGCTACTCGCCCTCGTTTTCTTCAACACTATGATTGGCTATCTTCAAGAATTCAAAGCCGAAAAACTCATAGAATCACTGGAAAAACTGGTTGTGGCAAAAGCCAAGGTGCAGCGCGTAGGCAAAGAGGTGGAAATTCCCTCGTACGAACTGGTTGTGGGCGATGTTGTCCGTATAGAGGCTGGCGACAGCGTACCGGCCGACCTGCGAGTACTGCGCGAAGACGAACTCACCACCAATGACTTTGCCCTCACCGGCGAAAGCAACCCAACGCGCAAGTTCAAACACGCCCTATCCGGTACCGTTCCCCTTTCTGCCCGCCAAAATCTGGTCTTCATGGGCACCACCATTGCTACCGGCGAAGGGTACGGAGTGGTTGTCGCGACCGGCATGCATACCGAGCTCGGGCGTATTGCCAGCCTCAGCCAAGAAACCAAAAAATCTCTCAGCCCGCTCCAAATGGAAATGAATAACATTGCTACAAAAGTCACCTGGGGCACCGTGCTACTCTGCACTATTCTGCTGCCAATAGCCATTGGTGCCGACCTTGGCATAAAAGACGCCATACTTTTTGCCATAGGCATTGCCAGTTCCCTGATTCCGCAGGGGCTGCCCGCCGAAATCAATACTGCTCTGGCCGGAGCAGCCGGCAAGCTCGCCCGCGCCCGTGCCCTCGTGAAAAAACTGAGTGCTGTTGAAACGCTGGGCGCAACCAATGTCATCCTTACCGACAAAACCGGCACCCTTACCAAAAATGAAATGACCGTCGAGCAAATTCTCATAGGAAAGACAGAATACGGGGTCACCGGCACTGGCTACGAAACAAATGGAGTTGTCACTAACAGAGACGGAAAGCCAGTCCCAGGTAAAAAACTCGAAGAAATGCGAATATTTTTTGAAACCGCCGCTCTCGCTAGCAACGCTCAAGTCAATCCACCCGACGACGAACATGCTACCTGGCATGTCATTGGCGACCCAACTGAGGGCGCCCTCATTACCCTTACCCGCAAAGCTGGGGTAGAACCAACCACGCTCAATACTTCCTACCCCGAAACCAAAGAATACGCCTTTGACTCCGCCCGCAAACGCATGAGCAGTGTGCGCGAATACAACGGCAAGCAATATTTGTTCGTGAAAGGCGCGCCTGAAAGCGTTATAGAGCTTTCGACAAAGCTCTGGGACCACACCTTCACGCGTACAATGACTGAGAATGACACCAAACGCCTGCTAGCCTACCATGAAGAGCGCGCTGCTGCGGCCCAGCGAAACCTAGCGCTCGCCTACCGTGAACTGCCCAAAGGTTTTGAGGCTCATAAACACCCCTTAGAGGATGCCGAGAAAGAGCTGACGTTCCTGGGTATGGTGAGCATGATTGACCCACTGCGCGATGAAGTCCCTGCCGCCATGGTTGCCGCACGCGAGGCACACATGGCTATTTCTATCATTACCGGAGACTTCGCTACAACCGCCCGCGCCATAGCTGTGCGCGCCAAACTCGCCGACAAACCAGAACACCTGACGGTGGTAGCTGGCGAGGATCTTCCCGAACTCAGTGACGAACAAATTTTGGCTCACGTAAGACGCGGTGGCACCATTTTTTCCCGTGTAGCTCCCGAAGACAAACTCCGCATAGTCGAGCTAACCCAAAAAAGCGGCATGGTAGTGGCCGTAACAGGCGATGGCATAAATGACGCGCCCGCCCTCAAGCGCGCCGATATAGGAGTCGCAATGGGCGTTACTGGTACCGATGTGGCCAAACAGTCGGCCGATATCATCCTACTCGACGACAGCTTTCATACCCTTGTCGGCGCCGTGCAGCAAGGCCGCACTATTTTCCGCAATATCCAAAAGGGAACGCTCAGTTGCTTCACCAGTAACTCCGCAGAGCTTGTCGCAAACCTTGCCAGCCTCGCGGCGGCAGCCGCATTTCATATACCGCTTGCTATTACCGTCATGCAAATTCTAGCTATAGACCTCATAGCCGAATTATTTCCCATAGCCGCACTCGGCCGCGACAAAGGCGAGGGCAAGCTCATGAAAGAACAACCGCGCAAGCTCAATCACCACATACTAAACCGCGTCAGCATAACCGACTTAGTGTGGGCAGGCTTGCTTATGGGCTTGCTCGCCTTTGGCAACTACCTGTTTTACTATTGGCGACATGGCCTGTCTGCTTCGCACATAGAACCAGGCAGTCTCATACATATGGGGGCCACTAGCATGACCTACCTTTCGATTGCGCTTATACAGCTCGCTAACATCTTGCAGCGACGCAGCGAACACGGCCTGTTTACGCGCTACCAGTTCCATAACCGCACTCTGTGGGGCGCCTACGCCCTTTCGCTGACACTCGTCTGCCTCATCATTTACAGCCCCATCAACCACTATTTTGGTAGCGCGCCCCTAGGTTTCCTTGACTGGATGTGGGCGCTCGTTGCGGTCGGCATTTTTGTGTTCATACGCGAGCTTCACATTCATGCCCGCAAACACTCGCGCACCGCTCTATTTACCCATCATGGTCACGACACCATTCGCAAGCATTTGTCTGCTGCGCGCACCAGCAAATAG
- a CDS encoding O-antigen ligase family protein → MKKIKAVDLRLLLFCTLLALPLFYVIDQPLVSRAIRFSVLLLAALFVVSTSMRHQLVQNWYGLPKLVRYVTTFMTVMMVFSTVRSPDIVEVRLFGLTPEYLGLVTWVSFLTLAIGLMDIAQKAVRSKITLFVMIVCMLGSLYINQFYIRYGFRVSGLLLQATSMGMFASIAYAIGLKSISVHRQLFWKGMSCALAFVAAATVVLTQSRISYFVLAVLSAGAVMVAWKRSKIVVGIALFTLLAVSVLPRLETNYFDRFGASSVNRGVSYRLSLYKTSGLDIVKHNSVIGNGANSLPPAINNQNEVPEDIKKSLRTGELFMSTHSLYFDVAYYFGLVTSVSLMVLTIIAVHRYVRRRGYFMLALFGILIANALCNTPSLELTLLYFMVLFAAFCPTKLADRHASKVT, encoded by the coding sequence ATGAAAAAAATAAAAGCAGTCGACTTGAGGCTGCTTTTATTTTGTACGCTTCTTGCTCTGCCACTTTTCTATGTCATAGATCAGCCGCTTGTGAGCCGGGCAATACGGTTTTCTGTCTTGTTGCTTGCAGCATTGTTTGTGGTGAGCACCAGTATGCGACACCAGCTTGTTCAGAACTGGTATGGCCTACCGAAGCTTGTCCGGTACGTGACTACGTTTATGACCGTTATGATGGTGTTTTCGACCGTGCGTTCGCCAGATATCGTAGAAGTTCGTCTGTTTGGGCTCACCCCGGAGTATCTAGGATTAGTGACCTGGGTTTCATTTTTAACTTTGGCGATAGGTCTTATGGATATTGCTCAGAAAGCTGTGCGATCGAAGATAACTTTGTTCGTCATGATTGTTTGTATGCTTGGCTCACTGTATATCAATCAGTTCTATATACGATACGGCTTTCGTGTCAGTGGATTGTTGCTACAGGCAACATCAATGGGTATGTTTGCGAGTATTGCGTATGCTATTGGCCTGAAGTCCATTTCGGTGCACAGACAACTTTTCTGGAAAGGGATGAGCTGTGCGCTTGCGTTCGTGGCTGCTGCTACGGTGGTTTTGACACAGTCAAGGATTAGCTATTTTGTCTTGGCCGTGCTCTCGGCAGGAGCAGTTATGGTGGCGTGGAAACGAAGTAAGATTGTCGTCGGAATTGCACTGTTCACACTGCTGGCTGTTTCTGTTTTGCCTAGACTAGAAACCAATTATTTTGATCGTTTTGGGGCTTCAAGCGTAAACCGTGGTGTTTCGTATCGACTGAGTTTATACAAAACATCGGGACTCGATATCGTAAAACACAACAGCGTTATCGGGAACGGGGCGAACAGTCTTCCTCCTGCCATCAATAATCAAAATGAGGTCCCAGAAGATATAAAGAAAAGCCTACGCACAGGTGAGCTCTTTATGTCCACCCACAGTCTTTACTTTGACGTTGCGTATTACTTTGGTCTTGTAACCTCTGTTAGTTTGATGGTACTTACGATTATTGCAGTGCATAGATACGTGCGTAGACGTGGCTATTTCATGTTGGCATTGTTTGGCATTTTGATAGCAAATGCTCTATGCAATACGCCGAGCCTTGAGCTGACCTTGTTATACTTTATGGTTTTATTTGCAGCCTTTTGCCCTACTAAACTAGCAGATAGACATGCGTCGAAAGTTACATAA
- a CDS encoding peptidoglycan-binding protein, whose translation MFIKLNQKGFSHHLVIPIIAVFVVGGIGTYLAMKSSAYSYMSGSTPYTCNQDPTPTLRYRSTGNCVKALQYALNQWISYQSIPISKLVIDGSFGGKTLDAVKRFQERQGLNPDGVVGDKTWAKLASGCGIRYSCSK comes from the coding sequence ATGTTTATTAAATTGAACCAAAAAGGTTTCAGCCACCATTTGGTAATCCCAATAATTGCTGTGTTTGTTGTCGGTGGGATAGGTACTTACTTGGCAATGAAAAGTAGTGCCTACAGCTACATGAGCGGCTCTACACCGTATACATGTAATCAGGATCCAACACCAACTCTTCGATATAGGAGTACAGGGAACTGCGTGAAGGCGCTGCAATATGCGCTGAATCAGTGGATATCATACCAGAGTATCCCAATCTCAAAGCTGGTAATTGATGGTAGTTTCGGGGGAAAGACGCTAGATGCGGTAAAGCGGTTCCAGGAACGTCAGGGTCTAAATCCCGATGGAGTTGTCGGCGACAAAACATGGGCTAAGCTTGCCAGTGGCTGCGGAATTCGCTACTCCTGCTCTAAATAG
- a CDS encoding AAA family ATPase, giving the protein MKDVTIIALVGMPGAGKGLCVAYLEQKGWPSVYLGGITVDEVKRRGLEVNEANEKMVREELRTNEGMDVMAKRILPKIDALVSEGARTVIADGIYSWAEYKVFKERYGKNAVIIAVASARQTRHERLRNRPVRPLNEEEATAREYAEIENSDKGGPIANADHTVINDSSPEETYAQLEAILRAHSLA; this is encoded by the coding sequence ATGAAAGATGTAACAATTATTGCCCTCGTGGGTATGCCAGGTGCTGGTAAAGGTCTGTGTGTTGCATATCTCGAGCAAAAGGGCTGGCCAAGCGTATACCTGGGCGGAATTACCGTAGATGAAGTTAAGCGCCGCGGCCTAGAGGTCAATGAAGCAAATGAAAAGATGGTGCGCGAAGAACTCCGCACAAACGAGGGCATGGACGTCATGGCCAAGCGCATATTGCCCAAAATAGACGCGCTAGTGAGCGAGGGTGCACGTACTGTTATAGCCGACGGTATATATAGCTGGGCAGAATACAAAGTGTTCAAGGAGCGGTACGGCAAAAATGCTGTCATTATCGCCGTGGCGAGCGCGCGCCAGACACGACACGAACGTCTGCGTAACCGCCCCGTTCGGCCGCTAAATGAAGAGGAGGCCACCGCACGCGAATACGCCGAAATAGAAAATAGCGATAAGGGCGGCCCCATTGCAAATGCCGACCATACCGTCATCAACGATTCCTCTCCCGAGGAAACATACGCTCAGCTCGAAGCCATTCTCCGTGCGCACAGTCTTGCCTAG